One part of the Streptomyces sp. AM 2-1-1 genome encodes these proteins:
- a CDS encoding S8 family serine peptidase, protein MATSVALVSGVMLPAAGSASAAPLSAAPRGPGAHAPQPAEPQSHDITLVTGDVVHYVEGAGTGATVTVDRPDGATGGVHVQQAGEHLYVLPDEATSLLVAGRLDRRLFDISALVEMGYDDERTVGIPLIATYPAALARSLPAAPDGARKVRTLESIHGAALTAEKAGARTFWDAISRTDKARSLDGGITKLWLDGRAKAQLSESVPQINAPAAWARGYDGTGIKVAVLDTGIDADHPDVKDRILESKSFVPGEGVDDKNGHGTHVASTVAGSGAASDGLNKGVAPGAGLLIGKVLGDTGEGADSGIIEAMEWAKAEGADVVSMSLGAPVPDDGSDPMAQAVDALSADGGPLFVVAAGNSYGAGTISAPGSAATALTVAAVDKRDDRAEFSSMGPLVTTHGLKPDISAPGVGINAAASQSVPGIEGMYQSMDGTSMATPHVAGAAAILKQRHPDWSGTRIKDTLMSSSRRLPAHTPYEQGTGRVDVKAAIDTTIEATGSVEVADYAWPHGASDEVARRTLTYTNSGEQDVTLHLATDSDSPAYTLSTPELTVPAGSTAEAVLSIDPSWVDAGTLFSGQVLATDTTGATVAHTGFAVSKEEERYDLTIELRDRAGAPAAGRVVYAALEDPQLNVVDVDGDTTLRLPPGNYTAWTALDVDGDRADSRALAFLAAPETILGTGPRTITLDASKARKISARAPQETETRQLRYDMARTAPSGLVQRDLYQIPLTYDELWAAPTGKVTRGSFSFLTRWRLGEENVDVTADGDDVPVTPQIGSVVAEDREQKLDAVYAGDGSTAAYRGLRARGKAVVITRSDAVAPADRLAHAVAAGAEVLFVVNDARGVAMESYTEWGTDSAIPVVSAQAVAGRSLIRAAQRGQKIGVHQKRFADYLYDLVDRHDGAIPDRSLEFAPAAGRLAKVENTFYGARKTLGAGYRYDIPEYGPGVGFAEYEQYPAVREEWVTPLPGDSFWYEDHSVLNATRTDIAAEMRSASLDYTAGRTYRDEWFAPVTGPRLGTGFWGPFRTSYNDVQFNITPWTDSGEGHSGTMPMDEYDTTEFAFYQGNTLIKEGAGRAGFAWDLSPEKLPYRLVLDSRRDAGTWKTSTRTHSEWSFRSGALAAGEGGYAQVDIPLIQLDFDVDTDLAGDVRAGAPVELGLDAGTQAWLDGAVRATGATLQVSYDDGDTWKPVKLRRTAAGRWTTTFTPPGRGASSVSLKAHAQGPDGLAVDEEIIRAFGLK, encoded by the coding sequence ATGGCGACCTCCGTCGCGCTGGTGAGCGGTGTCATGCTCCCCGCCGCCGGTTCCGCTTCGGCGGCTCCCCTTTCCGCGGCTCCCCGGGGGCCGGGCGCGCACGCCCCGCAGCCGGCCGAACCGCAGAGCCACGACATCACCCTCGTCACCGGTGACGTCGTGCACTACGTCGAGGGTGCCGGAACCGGAGCGACCGTCACCGTCGACCGCCCGGACGGTGCCACCGGCGGCGTCCACGTGCAGCAGGCCGGGGAGCACCTCTACGTCCTGCCCGACGAGGCGACCTCCCTCCTCGTCGCCGGGAGGCTCGACCGCCGGCTCTTCGACATCTCCGCACTGGTCGAGATGGGGTACGACGACGAGCGCACCGTTGGCATCCCGCTGATCGCCACCTACCCGGCGGCCCTCGCGCGCTCGCTGCCCGCCGCGCCGGACGGCGCGAGGAAGGTACGTACTCTGGAGTCGATCCACGGGGCGGCGCTCACGGCGGAGAAGGCCGGGGCGCGCACCTTCTGGGACGCCATCTCCCGTACGGACAAAGCGCGTTCGCTGGACGGGGGAATCACCAAGCTCTGGCTCGACGGACGGGCGAAGGCGCAACTGTCGGAGTCGGTACCGCAGATCAACGCCCCCGCCGCGTGGGCGCGGGGGTACGACGGCACGGGGATCAAGGTCGCGGTCCTGGACACCGGCATCGACGCCGACCACCCGGACGTCAAGGACCGCATCCTGGAGTCGAAGAGCTTCGTCCCCGGCGAGGGGGTGGACGACAAGAACGGCCACGGCACGCACGTGGCGTCCACCGTCGCCGGGTCCGGCGCCGCGTCCGACGGCCTCAACAAGGGCGTCGCCCCCGGCGCCGGTCTGCTGATCGGCAAGGTGCTCGGGGACACCGGTGAGGGCGCCGACTCCGGCATCATCGAGGCGATGGAGTGGGCGAAGGCCGAAGGCGCCGACGTCGTCTCCATGAGCCTCGGGGCCCCTGTTCCGGACGACGGCAGCGACCCCATGGCGCAGGCGGTCGACGCACTGTCGGCCGACGGCGGCCCGCTCTTCGTCGTCGCGGCCGGCAACTCCTACGGCGCCGGCACCATCAGCGCCCCCGGCTCGGCCGCCACGGCGCTCACCGTCGCCGCCGTCGACAAGCGGGACGACCGCGCGGAGTTCTCCTCCATGGGTCCGCTGGTCACCACCCACGGCCTGAAACCGGACATCTCCGCCCCGGGCGTCGGCATCAACGCGGCCGCCTCCCAGTCGGTACCCGGCATCGAGGGCATGTACCAGTCGATGGACGGTACGTCGATGGCGACCCCGCACGTCGCCGGCGCCGCCGCCATCCTCAAGCAGCGCCACCCCGACTGGTCCGGCACGCGCATCAAGGACACGCTGATGAGCTCGTCCCGGCGGCTGCCCGCCCACACCCCGTACGAGCAGGGGACCGGCCGCGTCGACGTGAAGGCGGCGATCGACACCACGATCGAGGCCACCGGCTCCGTCGAGGTCGCCGACTACGCCTGGCCGCACGGGGCCTCGGACGAGGTGGCCCGGCGCACCCTCACGTACACCAACTCCGGTGAGCAGGACGTCACGCTGCACCTGGCGACCGACTCCGACTCCCCGGCGTACACCCTGTCCACCCCGGAGCTGACCGTCCCGGCGGGGTCCACCGCCGAAGCCGTGCTCTCGATCGACCCGTCCTGGGTCGACGCGGGCACCCTCTTCTCGGGCCAGGTGCTCGCCACCGACACGACCGGGGCGACCGTGGCCCACACGGGCTTCGCCGTGTCCAAGGAGGAGGAGCGCTACGACCTCACCATCGAGCTCCGCGACCGTGCGGGCGCACCGGCGGCGGGCCGGGTCGTGTACGCGGCCCTCGAAGACCCCCAGCTGAACGTCGTCGACGTCGACGGGGACACCACCCTTCGGCTCCCCCCGGGCAATTACACCGCCTGGACCGCACTCGACGTCGACGGTGACCGTGCCGACTCCCGGGCGCTCGCCTTCCTCGCCGCCCCCGAGACGATCCTCGGTACCGGCCCGCGGACCATCACGCTCGACGCGTCGAAGGCCCGCAAGATCAGTGCCAGGGCGCCGCAGGAGACCGAGACCCGCCAATTGCGCTACGACATGGCCCGGACGGCCCCCAGCGGGCTCGTCCAGCGCGACCTCTACCAGATCCCCCTGACCTACGACGAGTTGTGGGCCGCGCCCACCGGGAAGGTCACCCGAGGCAGCTTCAGCTTCCTGACCCGCTGGCGACTGGGCGAGGAGAACGTCGACGTCACGGCCGACGGCGACGACGTCCCGGTCACCCCCCAGATCGGCTCGGTCGTCGCCGAGGACCGTGAGCAGAAGCTCGACGCGGTCTACGCGGGCGACGGAAGCACCGCCGCCTACCGTGGACTCCGGGCCAGGGGCAAGGCCGTGGTCATCACCCGCAGTGACGCCGTCGCCCCGGCCGACCGGCTCGCCCACGCGGTCGCGGCGGGAGCCGAAGTGCTCTTCGTCGTCAACGACGCGCGCGGGGTCGCCATGGAGTCCTACACCGAGTGGGGCACCGACTCGGCGATCCCGGTCGTCTCCGCACAGGCCGTCGCGGGCCGGTCCCTGATCAGGGCCGCCCAGCGCGGCCAGAAGATCGGCGTGCACCAGAAGCGGTTCGCCGACTACCTCTACGACCTCGTCGACCGCCACGACGGTGCCATCCCCGACCGATCCCTGGAGTTCGCCCCCGCCGCGGGCCGGCTCGCCAAGGTGGAGAACACCTTCTACGGAGCCCGGAAGACGCTCGGCGCCGGCTACCGCTACGACATCCCGGAGTACGGCCCGGGCGTCGGATTCGCGGAGTACGAGCAGTACCCCGCGGTCCGCGAGGAGTGGGTCACCCCGCTTCCGGGCGACTCCTTCTGGTACGAGGACCACTCGGTCCTCAACGCCACGCGGACCGACATCGCCGCCGAGATGCGCAGCGCCTCGCTCGACTACACGGCGGGCCGCACCTACCGCGACGAGTGGTTCGCACCGGTGACCGGACCGCGCCTCGGCACCGGCTTCTGGGGACCGTTCCGTACGTCCTACAACGACGTGCAGTTCAACATCACCCCGTGGACCGACTCGGGCGAGGGCCACTCCGGCACGATGCCCATGGACGAGTACGACACCACCGAATTCGCCTTCTACCAGGGGAACACCCTGATCAAGGAGGGCGCGGGCCGGGCGGGCTTCGCCTGGGACCTGTCGCCCGAGAAGCTGCCCTACCGGCTGGTCCTCGACTCCCGACGGGACGCCGGGACCTGGAAGACCTCCACCCGGACCCACAGCGAGTGGTCGTTCCGCTCGGGGGCGCTCGCAGCGGGTGAGGGCGGCTACGCGCAGGTCGACATCCCGCTGATCCAACTGGACTTCGACGTCGACACCGACCTCGCCGGTGACGTCAGGGCGGGCGCCCCGGTCGAACTCGGCCTCGACGCCGGGACGCAGGCCTGGCTGGACGGTGCGGTGAGGGCCACCGGCGCCACCCTCCAGGTCAGTTACGACGACGGCGACACGTGGAAGCCGGTGAAGCTCCGCCGGACGGCGGCCGGCCGGTGGACCACGACGTTCACCCCGCCCGGGAGGGGGGCCTCCTCGGTCTCCCTCAAGGCGCACGCACAGGGTCCGGACGGCCTCGCGGTGGACGAGGAGATCATTCGGGCCTTCGGCCTGAAGTGA
- a CDS encoding XdhC/CoxI family protein, which translates to MLDIAAELHRWAVQGREFAVATVVSVTGSAPRQPGAALAVDRTGEAVGSVSGGCVEGAVYELCRQALDDGVTVRERFGFSDEDAFAAGLTCGGTIEVLVVPVRAGDPGRPVAAAALAAAAAGRPAALARVTHGPDELLGRGLVVDAAQHNAPLCSDMDDPSLQDGFHRAVAAHARAMLAAGRSGPVTVGADGSLCGRPVTLLVESSVPPPRMIVFGAVDFASALTRAAAFLGYRVTVCDARPVFATAARFPEADEIVVDWPHRYLATTEVDARTALCVLTHDPKFDVPLLKAALRLPVGYVGAMGSRRTHRDREAALREEGLTARELGRLHSPIGLDLGARTPEETALSIMAEIVAERHGGSGTRLTGARTPIHHEPGRPPNAAGVDIAAVNARPPSGG; encoded by the coding sequence GTGCTGGACATCGCCGCCGAACTGCACCGATGGGCCGTGCAGGGAAGGGAGTTCGCCGTCGCCACGGTCGTGTCGGTCACCGGGAGCGCGCCCCGGCAGCCGGGTGCCGCGCTCGCCGTCGACCGGACGGGTGAGGCGGTCGGATCGGTCTCGGGCGGTTGCGTGGAGGGGGCGGTGTACGAGCTGTGCCGGCAGGCCCTCGACGACGGGGTCACCGTGCGCGAGCGGTTCGGCTTCAGCGACGAGGACGCCTTCGCGGCGGGTCTCACCTGCGGCGGGACCATCGAGGTGCTGGTCGTGCCGGTACGGGCGGGCGACCCCGGGCGGCCGGTCGCGGCGGCGGCGCTCGCCGCGGCGGCGGCCGGCCGGCCCGCCGCCCTCGCCCGGGTCACCCACGGGCCGGACGAACTCCTGGGGCGGGGACTGGTGGTGGACGCCGCTCAGCACAACGCACCGCTGTGCAGCGACATGGACGATCCGTCGCTTCAGGACGGCTTCCACCGGGCCGTCGCCGCGCACGCGCGGGCGATGCTGGCGGCCGGGCGCTCCGGCCCGGTGACCGTCGGCGCGGACGGCTCCCTGTGCGGGCGGCCGGTCACCCTGCTCGTGGAGTCGAGCGTGCCGCCGCCCCGCATGATCGTCTTCGGAGCCGTCGACTTCGCCTCCGCCCTGACCCGCGCGGCGGCCTTCCTCGGGTACCGGGTCACCGTCTGCGACGCCCGCCCCGTCTTCGCCACCGCCGCGCGCTTCCCCGAGGCCGACGAGATCGTCGTCGACTGGCCGCACCGCTACCTCGCCACGACCGAGGTCGACGCACGCACCGCACTCTGTGTCCTCACCCATGACCCGAAGTTCGACGTGCCGCTGCTGAAGGCCGCGCTCCGGCTGCCAGTCGGCTACGTCGGCGCCATGGGCTCCCGGCGCACCCACCGGGACCGGGAGGCGGCCCTGCGGGAGGAGGGCCTCACGGCGCGCGAACTGGGGCGGCTGCACTCGCCGATCGGGCTGGACCTCGGGGCACGGACGCCCGAGGAGACGGCTCTCTCCATCATGGCCGAGATCGTCGCCGAGCGGCACGGCGGCAGCGGGACCCGGCTCACCGGCGCCCGCACACCGATCCATCACGAGCCGGGCCGCCCGCCGAATGCCGCAGGCGTGGACATTGCCGCCGTGAACGCACGTCCCCCGTCTGGCGGTTAG
- a CDS encoding molybdopterin cofactor-binding domain-containing protein, translated as MTTTGGPAGPAQDSPERLAPTRGPGTPGGIGESAPRPDGTLKVTGEFAYSSDMWHEDMLWGHTLRSTTAHAEIISIDIAEALATPGVYAVLTHEDLPTAVTTYGLEIQDTPALAHGRVRHHGEPVALVAADHPETARRAAAKIRVDYAELPVVTDEASATAPGAVLLHEDRDDHYSDHVPHPNVVHRQPVVRGDAAAAAARADVIVRGEYVFGMQDQAFLGPESGLAVPAEDGGVDLYVATQWLHSDRKQMAPVLGLPEEKIRMTLSGVGGAFGGREDLSMQIHACLLALRTGKPVKMVYNRFESFFGHVHRHPARLTYEHGATRDGKLTHVKCRIVLDGGAYASSSPAVVGNAASLSVGPYAVDDVDVEALALYTNNPPCGAMRGFGAVQACFAYEAQMDKLAAELGLHPVEFRQLNAMEQGTLLPTGQPCDSPAPVAELLRRVKSRPLPPERQWLTAGSGTSAGPVDVRALPGGLSNTTHGEGVVRGVGYAVGLKNVGFSEGFDDYSTARVRMEVINGEAVATVHTAMAEVGQGGVTVHGQIARTELGVGQVTVEPADTRVGSAGSTSASRQTYVTGGAIKNSCEAVRERVLALGRRKFGTYHPAWHTAELLLENGEVVTDGGESLAGLADVLGDEVIEVELEWRHRPTQPFDRYTGQGNGHVQYSFAAHRAVVEVDTELGLVKVVELACAQDVGRALNPLAVAGQIQGGSTQGLGVAVMEEILVDPKTARVRNPSFTDYLIPTILDTPPIPLDVLELADSEAPYGLRGVGEAPTLSATPAVLAAIRAATGLALDRTPVRPEHLTGT; from the coding sequence ATGACGACCACCGGCGGCCCCGCAGGCCCCGCCCAGGACTCCCCGGAACGGCTCGCACCGACCCGGGGCCCGGGGACCCCCGGCGGCATCGGCGAGTCCGCCCCGCGCCCGGACGGCACCCTCAAGGTCACCGGGGAGTTCGCCTACTCCTCCGACATGTGGCACGAGGACATGCTCTGGGGCCACACCCTGCGCTCCACCACCGCACACGCCGAGATCATCTCCATCGACATCGCCGAGGCACTCGCCACCCCGGGCGTGTACGCGGTCCTGACCCACGAGGACCTGCCCACGGCGGTGACCACGTACGGCCTGGAGATCCAGGACACCCCGGCCCTCGCCCACGGCCGGGTCCGCCACCACGGCGAACCGGTCGCGCTGGTCGCCGCCGACCACCCCGAGACCGCCCGCCGCGCCGCTGCGAAGATCCGCGTCGACTACGCGGAGCTGCCCGTCGTCACCGACGAGGCGTCCGCCACCGCACCCGGCGCCGTCCTCCTCCACGAAGACCGCGACGACCACTACAGCGATCACGTCCCGCACCCCAACGTCGTGCACCGCCAGCCGGTCGTGCGCGGCGACGCGGCCGCAGCGGCGGCCCGCGCGGACGTGATCGTGCGCGGCGAGTACGTCTTCGGCATGCAGGACCAGGCCTTCCTCGGCCCCGAGTCGGGGCTCGCGGTGCCCGCCGAGGACGGCGGTGTGGACCTCTACGTCGCGACCCAGTGGCTGCACTCCGACCGCAAGCAGATGGCACCGGTCCTCGGACTCCCCGAGGAGAAGATCCGGATGACGCTGTCCGGCGTCGGCGGCGCCTTCGGCGGCCGTGAGGACCTGTCCATGCAGATCCACGCCTGCCTCCTCGCGCTGCGCACCGGCAAGCCCGTCAAGATGGTCTACAACCGCTTCGAGTCCTTCTTCGGCCATGTGCACCGCCACCCCGCCAGGCTCACCTACGAACACGGCGCCACCCGCGACGGCAAGCTCACCCACGTGAAGTGCCGCATCGTGCTGGACGGCGGGGCGTACGCCTCGTCCTCACCGGCCGTCGTCGGCAACGCCGCCTCGCTCTCGGTGGGACCGTACGCGGTCGACGACGTCGACGTCGAGGCGCTGGCCCTCTACACCAACAACCCGCCCTGCGGGGCGATGCGCGGCTTCGGAGCCGTACAGGCGTGCTTCGCCTACGAGGCGCAGATGGACAAGCTCGCCGCCGAACTCGGCCTGCATCCGGTGGAGTTCCGTCAGCTCAACGCCATGGAGCAGGGCACCCTGCTGCCCACCGGCCAGCCCTGCGACTCGCCCGCGCCCGTCGCCGAGCTGCTCCGCCGGGTGAAGTCCCGTCCGCTGCCGCCCGAACGCCAGTGGCTGACGGCCGGGAGCGGGACGAGTGCGGGCCCCGTCGACGTCCGGGCGCTGCCCGGCGGGCTCTCCAACACCACCCACGGCGAGGGAGTCGTCCGGGGCGTGGGATACGCCGTCGGGCTGAAGAACGTGGGGTTCTCCGAGGGGTTCGACGACTACTCCACCGCCCGGGTCCGGATGGAGGTCATCAACGGCGAGGCCGTCGCCACCGTGCACACCGCCATGGCGGAGGTCGGCCAGGGCGGCGTCACCGTGCACGGCCAGATCGCGCGCACCGAACTCGGCGTGGGCCAGGTCACCGTCGAGCCCGCCGACACCCGGGTGGGCTCGGCCGGCTCCACCTCCGCGTCCCGCCAGACGTACGTCACCGGTGGCGCGATCAAGAACAGCTGCGAGGCCGTCCGGGAGCGGGTGCTGGCGTTGGGCCGCCGCAAGTTCGGTACGTACCATCCGGCTTGGCACACGGCCGAACTGCTCCTGGAGAACGGCGAGGTCGTCACCGACGGCGGTGAGTCCCTCGCCGGCCTCGCCGACGTGCTGGGGGACGAGGTGATCGAGGTGGAGCTGGAGTGGCGGCACCGGCCCACCCAGCCCTTCGACCGGTACACCGGCCAGGGCAACGGCCACGTGCAGTACTCCTTCGCCGCGCACCGAGCCGTCGTGGAGGTGGACACCGAACTCGGCCTCGTCAAGGTCGTCGAACTCGCCTGCGCCCAGGACGTCGGCAGGGCGCTCAACCCGCTCGCCGTCGCCGGTCAGATCCAGGGCGGCAGCACCCAGGGGCTCGGTGTCGCGGTGATGGAGGAGATCCTCGTCGACCCGAAGACCGCGCGGGTCCGCAACCCCTCCTTCACCGACTACCTGATCCCGACCATCCTCGACACCCCGCCGATCCCCCTCGACGTACTCGAACTGGCCGACTCCGAGGCCCCGTACGGGCTCCGGGGCGTCGGCGAGGCGCCCACCCTCTCGGCCACCCCGGCGGTCCTCGCGGCCATCAGGGCGGCCACGGGACTGGCGCTCGACCGGACCCCGGTCCGACCCGAGCACCTCACGGGCACCTGA
- a CDS encoding (2Fe-2S)-binding protein, whose amino-acid sequence MRVNFTVNGRPQQADDVWEGESLLYVLRERMGLAGSKNACEQGECGSCTVRLDGVPVCACLVAAGQAEGREVITVEGLADHARRRAEDRAGNGTTPEDTPGRQAAPGPDGPPLSPVQQAFIDAGAVQCGFCTPGLLVAADELLEQRPSPTDQDIREALSGNLCRCTGYEKILDAVRLAAARSGQADRS is encoded by the coding sequence ATGCGCGTCAACTTCACCGTCAACGGACGGCCCCAGCAGGCGGACGACGTCTGGGAAGGCGAGTCCCTCCTCTACGTCCTGCGCGAACGCATGGGGCTGGCCGGCTCCAAGAACGCCTGCGAGCAGGGCGAATGCGGCTCGTGCACCGTACGCCTCGACGGGGTGCCGGTCTGCGCCTGCCTGGTCGCCGCCGGGCAGGCCGAGGGCCGTGAGGTCATCACCGTCGAAGGGCTCGCCGACCACGCCCGCCGCCGTGCGGAGGACCGCGCGGGCAACGGCACCACCCCGGAGGACACCCCCGGCCGGCAGGCCGCTCCCGGACCCGACGGACCCCCGCTCTCCCCGGTCCAGCAGGCCTTCATCGACGCCGGAGCCGTGCAGTGCGGCTTCTGCACCCCCGGGCTGCTGGTCGCCGCCGACGAACTGCTGGAGCAGCGGCCCTCCCCGACCGACCAGGACATCCGCGAGGCGCTCTCCGGCAACCTCTGCCGGTGCACCGGCTACGAGAAGATCCTCGACGCGGTCCGCCTCGCGGCCGCCCGTTCCGGACAGGCGGACCGATCATGA
- a CDS encoding FAD binding domain-containing protein has product MDFLRPADWEDALAAKAAHPAAVPLAGGTDVMVEINFDHRRPDHLLDLTRIGELAEWEVGERTVRLGASVPYSAIMEHLRTELPGLALAAHTVASPQIRNRGGVGGNLGTASPAGDAHPALLAAGAEVEAVSVRGTRMIPIDAFYTGVKRNALAPDELIRAVHIARADGPQQFSKVGTRNAMVIAVCAFGLALHPETRTVRTGIGSAAPTPVRATAAEEFLGAALDEGGFWESGTVITPSVARQFATLAAGACNPIDDVRGTARYRRHAVGVMARRTLGWTWEQYRAGRTHEGAR; this is encoded by the coding sequence ATGGACTTCCTCCGCCCCGCCGACTGGGAGGACGCGCTCGCCGCCAAGGCCGCGCACCCGGCGGCGGTGCCTCTGGCGGGCGGTACGGACGTGATGGTCGAGATCAACTTCGACCACCGCCGTCCGGACCACCTGCTCGACCTGACCCGGATCGGTGAACTCGCCGAGTGGGAGGTCGGCGAACGGACCGTGCGCCTCGGCGCCTCCGTGCCGTACAGCGCCATCATGGAACACCTCAGGACCGAGCTGCCCGGACTGGCGCTCGCCGCGCACACCGTCGCCTCCCCGCAGATCCGCAACCGGGGCGGGGTCGGCGGCAACCTCGGCACCGCCTCCCCGGCGGGTGACGCGCATCCGGCGCTGCTCGCCGCCGGAGCGGAGGTCGAGGCGGTGTCCGTACGCGGCACCCGGATGATCCCGATCGACGCCTTCTACACCGGCGTCAAACGGAACGCGCTCGCCCCCGACGAACTCATCCGGGCCGTGCACATCGCGCGGGCGGACGGCCCGCAGCAGTTCTCCAAGGTCGGCACGCGCAACGCCATGGTCATCGCGGTCTGCGCCTTCGGACTGGCCCTGCACCCCGAAACCCGTACGGTCCGTACCGGCATCGGGTCCGCGGCGCCCACCCCGGTCCGGGCCACCGCCGCCGAGGAGTTCCTCGGCGCGGCGCTCGACGAGGGCGGCTTCTGGGAGAGCGGCACGGTCATCACCCCGTCCGTCGCCCGGCAGTTCGCCACCCTCGCCGCGGGCGCCTGCAACCCGATCGACGACGTACGCGGCACCGCCCGCTACCGCCGGCACGCCGTCGGCGTCATGGCCCGCCGCACCCTCGGCTGGACCTGGGAGCAGTACCGCGCCGGCCGCACCCACGAAGGAGCCCGCTGA
- a CDS encoding PucR family transcriptional regulator yields the protein MRLRALLDTDALGLRLLGGEDELDRPVRGVMTTDLRDPSRYLSGGELVLTGMAWRRDAADSEPFVRTLAAAGVSALAAGEAELGPVPDDLVEACLRHRLPLFAVNETVAFATITEYVVRQVSGERAGDLAAVVDRHRRLMTSGPAGGGPEVVLDLLAGDLSLSAWVLSPTGRRIADAGKPLPGPVAVALAGHHLAAARTGRRGPHAASVDGTAYALFLIRNTGRGTGPVLPDARRDARGSSLSEWFLAVEADPGDWPEARLDLLQGVTQLIAVERDRRDAARAVRRRLAQEVLELVQAGAAPAEIAARLRVAAPVLLPGLGTAPHWQVVVARVEWDAPDGGAAAPARRDARDGAGGPVAQALLEEILVDPAVTGPDSADRIAVAYTDDEAVALVPLPAVGPAGPAAGAAPEGSAGGFGVDPALRAGALLETVREPLSAGLAEDGRLTLGVSAAVHSAEGLRGALEEARHARRVAAARPGRVCAAGHDELASHVLLLPFVPDDVRRAFTARLLDPLRLYDQRHRAELIPTLEAFLDCDGSWTRCATRLHLHVNTLRYRVGRIEQLTGRDLARLEDKLDFFLALRMS from the coding sequence ATGCGGCTCCGCGCACTGCTGGACACCGACGCGCTCGGGCTGCGGCTGCTCGGTGGCGAGGACGAGCTGGACCGTCCGGTCCGGGGCGTCATGACGACGGACCTGCGCGACCCGAGCCGCTACCTCTCGGGCGGCGAGCTGGTGCTCACCGGGATGGCCTGGCGCCGTGACGCGGCGGACTCGGAACCCTTCGTCCGCACACTCGCGGCGGCCGGCGTCAGCGCCCTCGCGGCGGGCGAGGCCGAGCTGGGCCCCGTACCCGACGACCTGGTCGAGGCCTGCCTCCGCCACCGCCTGCCGCTCTTCGCGGTGAACGAGACGGTTGCCTTCGCGACGATCACCGAGTACGTCGTGCGGCAGGTCTCCGGGGAACGTGCCGGGGACCTGGCCGCCGTCGTGGACCGGCACCGCCGGCTGATGACCTCGGGCCCGGCGGGCGGCGGACCCGAGGTGGTCCTGGACCTGCTCGCCGGCGACCTCTCCCTCTCCGCATGGGTCCTCTCCCCCACCGGGCGCCGGATCGCCGACGCCGGGAAACCGCTGCCGGGCCCGGTCGCGGTGGCGCTCGCCGGTCACCACCTGGCAGCGGCCCGGACCGGCCGCCGGGGGCCGCACGCCGCCTCGGTGGACGGGACGGCCTACGCGCTCTTCCTGATCCGGAACACCGGCCGGGGCACCGGGCCCGTCCTCCCGGACGCGCGCCGGGACGCACGCGGGTCCTCCCTCTCGGAGTGGTTCCTGGCGGTGGAGGCCGATCCGGGCGACTGGCCCGAGGCCCGGCTGGACCTGCTCCAGGGCGTCACCCAGCTGATCGCCGTCGAACGCGACCGGCGCGACGCCGCGCGGGCGGTACGGCGCCGGCTCGCCCAGGAGGTGCTGGAACTCGTGCAGGCCGGCGCTGCCCCGGCCGAGATCGCCGCCCGGCTGCGGGTGGCGGCGCCGGTGCTGCTGCCCGGCCTCGGTACCGCGCCGCACTGGCAGGTGGTGGTGGCACGGGTGGAGTGGGACGCGCCGGACGGCGGCGCGGCCGCTCCGGCCCGCAGGGACGCGCGGGACGGGGCCGGCGGTCCGGTCGCCCAGGCGCTGCTGGAGGAGATCCTGGTCGACCCGGCGGTGACCGGGCCGGATTCGGCCGACCGGATAGCGGTGGCGTACACGGACGACGAGGCCGTCGCGCTCGTACCCCTGCCGGCCGTCGGCCCGGCGGGGCCCGCCGCCGGCGCGGCGCCCGAGGGGAGCGCCGGCGGCTTCGGCGTGGACCCCGCCCTGCGCGCGGGCGCCCTGCTGGAGACGGTCCGCGAGCCGCTCTCGGCGGGGCTGGCGGAGGACGGTCGGCTCACCCTGGGCGTCAGCGCGGCCGTCCACTCGGCCGAAGGGCTGCGCGGGGCGCTGGAGGAGGCCCGGCACGCCCGCAGGGTGGCGGCGGCCCGCCCCGGACGCGTCTGCGCGGCCGGCCACGACGAGCTCGCCTCCCACGTCCTGCTGCTGCCGTTCGTGCCCGACGACGTACGCCGGGCCTTCACGGCGCGGCTGCTGGACCCGCTGCGCCTCTACGACCAGCGCCACCGCGCCGAGCTGATCCCGACCCTGGAGGCGTTCCTCGACTGCGACGGCTCCTGGACCCGCTGTGCGACCCGTCTGCACCTGCACGTCAACACGCTGCGCTACCGCGTCGGCCGGATCGAGCAGTTGACGGGCCGTGATCTCGCGCGCCTGGAGGACAAGCTCGATTTCTTCCTCGCCCTGCGCATGAGCTGA